In a single window of the Coffea eugenioides isolate CCC68of chromosome 3, Ceug_1.0, whole genome shotgun sequence genome:
- the LOC113766703 gene encoding uncharacterized protein LOC113766703, with protein MTLRSGKKVEGSQLVVPKGKSDEQIEKEFEEEGGGNSNPKIISDSLVNHKSNTPPFPNKLGKPRKLEKEKEILEMFRKVEINIPMLNAIEQVPKYVRFLKDLCTNKRRLKGDERVVMGENVSVILQRKFPPKCRDPGMFMIPFKMGNTTIKKAMLDLGASINVISKTIYAFLNFGPLKETRIIIQLADRTYAYLDGLVEDVLVQVNKLVFPIDFYVLDMRDEKSVNPSPILLGRHFLNTTRTKIDVNKGTLSMKFDRKTVHFNIFDAMGYPKESNSIFALSVIDPLVKGVFEFDGKNEQEITLTKHLELGATLDVELSDELRHMVEALHSLPSISLRYELATLFTLETHQKLLSSIVQAPKLKIEPLPSHLKYVFLGDKETLLVIIFAHLSPSQEDKLVRLIQDYKKAIGWTIANIKGISPSLCMHRIRLEEDAKLVRQA; from the coding sequence ATGACCTTGAGAAGCGGCAAAAAAGTTGAAGGGTCCCAACTAGTAGTCCCTAAAGGTAAGAGCGATGAGCAAATAGAAAAGGAGTTTGAGGAAGAAGGAGGGGGAAATTCAAATCCCAAAATAATCTCCGACTCTCTTGTGAATCATAAATCTAATACTCCACCTTTtcctaacaagttgggaaagccaAGGAAACTagagaaggagaaagagatTCTGGAGATGTTCAGAAAAGTGGAGATAAACATCCCCATGTTGAACGCAATCGAACAAGTACCAAAGTATGTAAGGTTTCTGAAAGATTTGTGCACTAATAAGAGGAGACTAAAGGGTGATGAAAGAGTAGTGATGGGAGAAAACGTATCAGTTATACTCCAAAGGAAGTTCCCACCCAAGTGTAGGGATCCAGGTATGTTCATGATCCCATTTAAGATGGGAAATACTACAATTAAGAAAGCAATGCTAGATTTGGGAGCATCTATAAATGTAATATCTAAAACTATTTATGCTTTCTTAAATTTTGGGCCATTAAAagaaactagaatcataatTCAATTAGCAGACCGTACTTATGCTTATCTGGATGGGCTAGTTGAAGATGTCTTAGTGCAGGTAAATAAACTAGTATTTCCAATTGATTTCTATGTTCTAGATATGCGAGATGAAAAGTCTGTGAATCCGTCACCTATCCTATTAGGTAGACATTTCTTGAATACTACTAGGACTAAAATTGATGTAAATAAGGGTACTTTgtcaatgaaatttgataggaAGACTGtacattttaatatttttgatgccATGGGGTACCCTAAAGAGTCTAACTCGATTTTTGCTTTGAGTGTCATTGACCCACTTGTGAAGGGAGTTTTTGAATTTGATGGTAAGAATGAACAAGAGATAACTTTGACTAAGCATCTTGAGTTAGGAGCAACTCTTGATGTAGAACTAAGTGATGAACTACGACATATGGTTGAAGCATTACACTCACTTCCATCTATTTCTCTAAGATATGAGCTTGCTACCCTTTTTACACTAGAAACTCATCAAAAGTTGTTGTCTTCTATTGTACAGGCACCAAAGTTGAAGATCGAACCTCTCCCAAGCCATTTGAAGTATGTGTTTTTAGGAGACAAGGAGACGCTACTAGTCATTATCTTTGCACACTTGTCACCTAGTCAAGAGGACAAACTGGTTCGACTTATTCAAGATTATAAGAAAGCGATTGGATGGACCATTGCAAATATCAAAGGAATCAGCCCCTCCTTATGCATGCACAGGATTAGGTTAGAAGAGGATGCAAAACTAGTGAGACAAGCTTAG